Part of the Paenibacillus terrae HPL-003 genome is shown below.
GGTAGGAACGTCCTTCAGTTCTTTTTGCAAGTAACCCTGAACTGAATTTTTACCTACCGACCATTGAGCTACAGGCTTAACACCCAGTGCAACCAGATGATCCTCCAGATATGAAGCAATGACACGCTGAGGTTGAGCCGGAACCTTCACCTCATGTCCAAGTGCATCTTTCAGCACCCTTTCTTGTGATGCTTGCTCCGCTGTATTGTTGGTCCCTTGGGACGTACCTTCCGTTGCCGCAGGACTGGATGTGCCTGAGCATGCACTGAGCAATAGCGTAAAACTAAGCAATAAAATAAATGCCATGGAATGCCTTGCGTTTCTATTCATTCGTAAAATCCCTTCATCATAATTTTGATAATGATTATTATCCTCAATACCAGTATGCAGGGCGCTACTTATCGAATCAATGGAATATTCGGACAGGCTTAATGGATTATCCAGACGTATATCTCTCACAAAAGCAGATGAATATAAGCTGTCCCGGTAATGAACCGGGGATACGCCAGTATATTTTTTGAATGCCCGGCTAAAGAAATAGACATCTGGGTACCCCACACTGGCAGCGATATCCTGTAAATTGGCATCTGTCTTCCGCAGTAGCTCCTTCGCCTTGTCCATTCGCAGCTGGATCAGATACATAATCGGGCTACAATCCGTTTGTTTTTTAAATAATCGGGTCAGGTGTCTAGGACTGCATTCCAATAATCCGGCCAAACGTTCCAGCGTTATGGACTCCGCATAATGGACCTGCATAAATCGAATCGCCTGTGTCACCATATCCCGTGCAGGGGTACGAGTCTTCTGTTCCTGCAATTGCCGCATACATTCATATGCAAAATCATAGAACCTGCCCTGAGCCTGCACCTTGGACAACGTATCCTTATCATGCCATGCCTGCTCCAATAGTTGCAGCTTTTGATACAACATAACCGGATACGTCGGCACAAAGCCATGAGCTACAGGGGGAAGATTATACACTGCATGTCCGGATAGAGAAGCCACTTTATATAGTACAAGAATATATTCGATCCCTCGTTCCGAGGGAGTCATATTCAGTTCCAGGCCTTTGCTGCCATGCAGCACGTACCATGAATGTCTTGTATCATCCTGATCATCAGTAGGTAAGCGTACACTTCCCTGTAACACAAATACAAAAGCCTGCGCCGGAAGACGATACGGTTGGAGCCGCTCTTCCCGCTCCAGCCGAATATGTCGGACATCCATAATACGGATCGACGAATGGAGCCATGCGGAAAGCAGCTTGTTCAGCTCATCAGCCTCATGCTTCTTGCCCATCCCGGTTTGGGAACCTGTCCGCTTTTTCCGTTCCTGCTTCACTTGTCAAAGCCTCCGCTTCATGAATACCATACTATTTTTCCAAACCAACTTCATTATATATCATCTTCTATTGTGTCTACTATGAGACAAAATTCCTGCTCGAAATAAGGCGAACAAACGATTTCCATGGTACAATTTGTATAAATATAAGATTTTAAATACATAGGGGGTAGACAGTATGAGTGGTTCTAAATTGGTATTAAGTACAGGCGCTAATGCTCCTTTGGGCACAGAAGAGACAGTGCGGGTAAAAATTACATGGGAGCATGCGCCAGCCGAGCTGGATGTTAGCTGTTTTATGGTAAATCAAGATGGTAAAGTCGCTTCGGATGACTATTTCATTTTTTACAATCAACCAGCAGATCCGCATGGCCATATACGTTTAGAGCGCCCCAATAACAAAACCGCTGAATTCACTGTAGCCTTAAGGGATTTGCAAAGAACTGGTGTTGATAAATGTGTATTTGCCGCCACTCTGGATGGCCCAGGCACTTTTGCCGATGTGATTGGCTGCACATTGACCGTTCAGGGAATGCAGGTACATATCGCCTATAGCATTACCGAGGCCACCAAAGAAACGTCACTCGTATTCGCTGAAATATACCGCCATACGTCAGGCTTCAAACTTCGCGCAGTTGGACGTGGCTTCAACGGAGGCCTGAAACCGCTTGCCGAGGCCCATGGTGTCACCGTGGAAGAAGAGGAGCCGTCAGCAGCACCGACGAATACCGTGAATACCAAAGCTAAGACGGAGGCTTCCTTACCCGGTAGTGGAAAAATTAATCTGCTCAAACAGAGCGTACAATTTTCACTGAAAAAGAAACAAATAGACCATGAAAAAGCAAGAGTAGCGGTTGTAATAGACGCTTCTGGCTCTATGTGGAAACTGTACTCTCAGGGAACCGTGCAAAAAGCCTTCGAACGTGTGTTGGCTGTAGCCGCCTGCATGGATGATGACGGTGAAATGGACGTTTGGTTTTTTGCGGACAAACCCAAACGCACTCCAAGTGTCACGGAACGGAATTACGAGAATTACGTGGAACGGACTCATCCAGAACCTGGATATGGAAAAATAGGATGTGGTAACAATGAGCCTGAAGTGATGACGGATATCATTTTAAAATATACAAAAGAAGTACCGGATGAAACCATCCCAACCTACATTATCTTTTTCAGTGACGGCGGCGTGTATGAAACGA
Proteins encoded:
- a CDS encoding AraC family transcriptional regulator, with protein sequence MKQERKKRTGSQTGMGKKHEADELNKLLSAWLHSSIRIMDVRHIRLEREERLQPYRLPAQAFVFVLQGSVRLPTDDQDDTRHSWYVLHGSKGLELNMTPSERGIEYILVLYKVASLSGHAVYNLPPVAHGFVPTYPVMLYQKLQLLEQAWHDKDTLSKVQAQGRFYDFAYECMRQLQEQKTRTPARDMVTQAIRFMQVHYAESITLERLAGLLECSPRHLTRLFKKQTDCSPIMYLIQLRMDKAKELLRKTDANLQDIAASVGYPDVYFFSRAFKKYTGVSPVHYRDSLYSSAFVRDIRLDNPLSLSEYSIDSISSALHTGIEDNNHYQNYDEGILRMNRNARHSMAFILLLSFTLLLSACSGTSSPAATEGTSQGTNNTAEQASQERVLKDALGHEVKVPAQPQRVIASYLEDHLVALGVKPVAQWSVGKNSVQGYLQKELKDVPTIASDLPFEAVLNFKPDLIIMDSASMVEGDKYNQYSKIAPTYVVGSNMNNDWRQELLTVGEVLNKSSEAKQALSNYDKKAVEAKARLSQTVGQKTAVALWVTDKNVYVVNQNLSSGDVLYKDLGFKVPQVVQEISKTAKANWSNLSLEKLAELDADYIFIVNSKNVSKEEIIKDPVWAGIPAVKAGHVYDFGKDSSWLYTGTIANGQMIDDVLKNVTQ
- a CDS encoding VWA domain-containing protein, which translates into the protein MSGSKLVLSTGANAPLGTEETVRVKITWEHAPAELDVSCFMVNQDGKVASDDYFIFYNQPADPHGHIRLERPNNKTAEFTVALRDLQRTGVDKCVFAATLDGPGTFADVIGCTLTVQGMQVHIAYSITEATKETSLVFAEIYRHTSGFKLRAVGRGFNGGLKPLAEAHGVTVEEEEPSAAPTNTVNTKAKTEASLPGSGKINLLKQSVQFSLKKKQIDHEKARVAVVIDASGSMWKLYSQGTVQKAFERVLAVAACMDDDGEMDVWFFADKPKRTPSVTERNYENYVERTHPEPGYGKIGCGNNEPEVMTDIILKYTKEVPDETIPTYIIFFSDGGVYETKKISKLLIQCSKTPIFWQFIGLGKADYGVLQKLDNLRGRVVDNADFFALDDIDSVTDAELYDRLLNEFPGWLKQVRAKGILRS